The proteins below come from a single Mytilus edulis chromosome 5, xbMytEdul2.2, whole genome shotgun sequence genomic window:
- the LOC139525163 gene encoding uncharacterized protein, producing the protein MHDVGFIDDKTLEYLKPENPKPGRFYLLPKIHKANNPGRPIVSANGHPTEKISEFVDFHLRQHVEDLPSHIKDTTDYLRKMQALNPLPSDTTLVSMDVTSLYTNIPHADGIDACKEVWDSRPVKYPPTECLVKMLTLVLKKNNFTFDGDHYLQVNGTAMGTKMAPSYANIFMGKLEKQLLETSIEKPLSWFRFIDDVDMKWNKSDEDLDTFITHANNIHPSIKFTHEKSKSKIAFLDTSSSLTEGIISTDLYSKPTDTHQYLSPKSCHPAHLTKSIPYSQALRVKRICSNTETTKRQLRQLETRLKKRGYKHRNIKKSFQKAESIPRSELLEYKVKNKNKRTLCVLTYHPSLKKQLWCHS; encoded by the coding sequence ATGCATGACGTTGGTTTCATCGATGACAAAACTCTTGAATATTTGAAACCAGAAAATCCAAAACCGGGCAGATTTTATCTTTTACCTAAAATTCATAAGGCCAATAACCCAGGAAGACCTATAGTTTCAGCGAACGGTCATCCAACGGAAAAAATATCGGAATTTGTTGACTTCCATCTTCGTCAACATGTTGAAGACTTACCATCTCACATCAAAGATACAACCGATTATCTAAGAAAAATGCAGGCCTTAAATCCACTCCCCTCCGACACGACTCTTGTTTCCATGGATGTCACCTCCCTCTACACTAATATTCCACATGCAGATGGCATCGATGCATGTAAAGAAGTTTGGGATTCCAGACCAGTGAAATATCCACCTACCGAATGCCTGGTCAAAATGCTCACGCTGGTACTTAAGAAAAACAACTTCACTTTTGATGGAGATCATTATTTGCAAGTAAATGGAACTGCCATGGGCACCAAAATGGCTCCGTCATATGCCAATATATTTATGGGCAAATTAGAGAAACAACTCCTTGAAACTTCCatcgaaaaaccgctttcctggtTTAGATTTATAGATGATGTGGATATGAAATGGAATAAAAGCGACGAGGATTTAGATACTTTTATCACTCATGCCAACAACATACATCCTagtatcaaatttactcatgagAAGTCTAAATCCAAAATCGCCTTCCTCGATACTTCAAGTTCGCTCACAGAGGGCATCATATCTACAGATTTATATTCTAAACCCACTGACACTCATCAATATTTGTCCCCTAAAAGTTGTCATCCTGCTCATCTTACCAAGAGTATTCCATACAGTCAGGCACTTAGAGTCAAGCGAATATGTTCCAACACAGAAACAACTAAAAGACAACTACGTCAACTTGAAACTCGCTTGAAGAAAAGGGGCTACAAAcacagaaatatcaaaaaaagcttTCAGAAAGCGGAATCAATTCCCAGGAGTGAACTATTggaatacaaagttaaaaataaaaataaaaggactTTATGTGTTCTTACTTACCACCCATCTCTCAaaaaacagctttggtgtcattcgtga